The Pedobacter mucosus genome window below encodes:
- a CDS encoding anion permease encodes MKEINFKSLIITLVVGVAIWFIPVPDGVKPNAWHLLAIFVATIVGIISKAATMGTMAMIGITLCAATQVLAPGDPTKSILNALSGFGNSTIWLIGLAFFIARGFIKTGLGTRIAYSFIKIFGKSPLGLAYGLNTADLILAPAIPSNTARAGGVIFPIMKSIAVNMGSIPEKAETHRKIGAFLTLSSYNANMITSVMFLTATASNPMAQKFAKDLGVTITWGSWAIAALVPGLVCFLLVPIFLYKVFPPELKETKEAPAIAAKQLKEMGPITIKEWLMVATFIILLVLWIFGNLFAIDATTGALIGLCILLLCGVLTWEDVKSEKGAWDTIVWFSSLVMMGSFLNSLGFIGWFGHLVGGQMAHLSWQLAFPVIILVYSYCHYMFASATAQVAAMYSVFLAVGIAVGVPGTMLAIFLGACASLMGSLTHYGHGPAPIFFGSTYVDLKDWWKQGFFMSVLFLLVWFLVGGLWWKVIGLW; translated from the coding sequence ATGAAAGAGATCAATTTTAAATCGCTCATCATCACCCTTGTGGTCGGTGTGGCCATCTGGTTTATTCCAGTACCCGATGGGGTGAAACCCAATGCCTGGCATTTGCTGGCTATTTTTGTAGCAACCATTGTCGGCATTATTTCCAAAGCCGCAACCATGGGTACTATGGCCATGATAGGAATCACTCTTTGTGCCGCCACACAGGTCTTAGCACCCGGTGATCCGACAAAATCCATACTCAATGCACTTAGTGGCTTTGGAAACTCCACCATATGGCTGATCGGCCTTGCATTTTTTATAGCCCGGGGTTTTATCAAGACCGGCCTTGGTACCAGGATTGCCTATAGCTTTATCAAGATCTTTGGCAAAAGCCCATTAGGCCTGGCTTATGGATTGAACACAGCCGATCTAATCTTAGCTCCAGCCATTCCCAGCAATACCGCAAGGGCGGGAGGAGTGATCTTTCCGATCATGAAATCCATTGCTGTAAATATGGGCTCAATCCCGGAGAAAGCAGAAACACACCGTAAAATAGGTGCTTTCCTTACCTTAAGTAGCTACAACGCGAATATGATTACCTCGGTCATGTTTCTGACCGCAACAGCCAGTAACCCTATGGCGCAGAAATTCGCAAAGGATCTGGGTGTAACCATTACCTGGGGAAGCTGGGCCATTGCGGCGCTGGTTCCAGGGCTGGTATGTTTTCTTTTAGTGCCAATATTTCTATATAAGGTTTTTCCACCCGAACTCAAAGAGACTAAGGAAGCGCCCGCCATTGCTGCAAAGCAGTTGAAGGAAATGGGACCAATTACGATTAAGGAATGGCTTATGGTTGCAACCTTTATCATTCTTTTGGTACTTTGGATTTTTGGAAATCTGTTTGCTATTGATGCCACAACCGGTGCATTGATTGGGCTTTGTATCCTGCTTTTATGCGGTGTGCTCACTTGGGAAGATGTCAAATCAGAAAAAGGGGCATGGGATACCATTGTATGGTTTTCTTCCCTGGTGATGATGGGGTCATTCTTGAATTCATTGGGCTTTATCGGATGGTTTGGTCACCTGGTAGGTGGACAGATGGCACATTTGAGCTGGCAGCTTGCTTTCCCGGTCATTATTCTTGTTTATTCTTACTGCCATTATATGTTTGCCAGCGCAACTGCGCAGGTTGCGGCCATGTACTCCGTATTTTTGGCCGTTGGTATTGCAGTTGGCGTACCGGGAACAATGCTCGCTATTTTCTTGGGAGCCTGTGCTTCCCTAATGGGTTCACTTACCCATTATGGCCACGGTCCTGCACCAATATTTTTCGGGAGTACTTATGTTGATTTGAAGGACTGGTGGAAACAAGGCTTCTTTATGAGCGTATTGTTCTTACTGGTCTGGTTCCTTGTTGGTGGATTATGGTGGAAAGTCATCGGGCTTTGGTAG
- a CDS encoding DUF6544 family protein, which yields MIIAAYLVIAVIALYMLFVLLSNWRFKNQVKRLFSLGNKSDAKVFNFSQLLGLPSPVEKYFRLVLKEGQPYPGTIRLKHGGQFKTALDKPWMPIRGEQYFTTVPAGFIWKGDTSLFSARDMFIGAKGRLEVFLLDALRVVNGRGEKFDQGELLRWLSESVWFPTSLLPDENKRWIAIDQTSARLKVEVNGLVLNYLVCFNGKGEIASLATKRYMAQTLETWIINLSGYREINNIIIPTLAEAGWKLKGIQYPYARFEVKQIEYNKPFRF from the coding sequence ATGATCATCGCTGCTTACCTGGTAATTGCTGTCATCGCCCTATATATGCTTTTTGTATTGCTTTCCAACTGGCGCTTTAAGAATCAGGTCAAAAGGCTCTTCTCCCTGGGAAATAAATCTGATGCGAAGGTTTTTAATTTTAGTCAGCTTTTAGGCCTTCCCTCGCCCGTTGAGAAGTATTTTAGACTGGTGCTTAAAGAAGGCCAGCCTTACCCTGGGACCATCCGTTTAAAACATGGTGGGCAGTTCAAAACCGCTTTGGATAAGCCATGGATGCCGATTCGCGGCGAGCAGTATTTCACCACCGTACCCGCTGGCTTTATCTGGAAAGGCGATACCTCCCTTTTTAGCGCCAGGGACATGTTTATAGGAGCTAAGGGAAGACTTGAAGTTTTTTTGCTTGATGCACTGAGGGTTGTGAACGGCAGGGGAGAAAAGTTTGATCAGGGTGAACTATTGCGGTGGCTCTCGGAGAGTGTATGGTTTCCGACCAGTCTTTTGCCGGATGAAAATAAGCGCTGGATTGCTATTGATCAAACAAGCGCCAGGCTAAAGGTGGAAGTTAATGGATTGGTCTTAAACTATCTGGTCTGTTTTAACGGCAAGGGGGAAATTGCAAGCCTGGCAACCAAAAGATATATGGCGCAAACCCTTGAGACCTGGATCATTAATCTTTCCGGATACCGCGAAATCAATAACATTATTATTCCCACCTTGGCAGAAGCAGGCTGGAAACTAAAAGGGATACAATATCCTTACGCAAGGTTTGAGGTAAAACAGATAGAATACAATAAACCCTTTCGATTTTGA
- a CDS encoding fumarate reductase/succinate dehydrogenase flavoprotein subunit — MIDAKIPAGDLADKWNNYKDSSKLINPANRKKLDIIVVGTGLAGSSCAATLAEQGYNVNSFCFQDSARRAHSVAAQGGVNAAKNYKNDGDSVYRMFYDTIKGGDFRSREANVYRLAECSLSLIDQAVAQGVPFAREYGGYLNNRSFGGVQVSRTFYARGQTGQQLMIGAYQALMRQVSAGKVKTYTRHEMLDLVLIDGKARGIIARNLETGEIERHVANAVVLATGGYGKVYYLSTLAMGCNSSAIWRAHKKGAFMSGVSWIQFHPTCLPQIGETQSKLTLMSESLRNDGRIWVPKKAGDERVPNDIPEEERDYYLERRYPTFGNLSPRDISSRAAKERIDAGCGVGPMKNAVCLDFSKAIREQGRDKIEEKYGNLFKMYDKINGVNAYKEPMLISPAAHFTMGGLWVDYDLMTTIPGLFALGEANFSDHGANRLGANSLLQSCVDGYFIAPYTIPNYLSRELKSEKVTTDHPAFIDAENNVREQLNRFLNLKGHLSADHFHKTLGKLLYDKCGLSRTRKSLEEAIVEIRSLKKSFDHELKITGDDGVNSELEKAGRVSDFLELGELMCHDALQREESCGAHFREEYQTPDGEAVRNDQDFCYVSAWEWKGEAVEPELHKEPLVFETVKLTVRSYK; from the coding sequence ATGATAGACGCTAAAATTCCTGCCGGTGACCTTGCCGATAAATGGAACAATTATAAGGACAGCTCAAAACTCATCAACCCTGCCAACCGTAAAAAACTCGATATCATTGTAGTAGGTACCGGGCTTGCAGGTTCTTCCTGTGCGGCAACACTTGCAGAACAGGGATACAATGTAAACTCTTTCTGTTTTCAGGATTCTGCACGTAGGGCGCATTCGGTTGCGGCTCAGGGAGGGGTAAACGCAGCAAAGAATTACAAGAACGATGGAGATAGCGTTTATCGCATGTTCTATGATACGATTAAGGGAGGAGATTTTCGTTCACGCGAAGCCAACGTTTACCGCCTTGCAGAATGCTCGCTGTCGCTTATCGATCAGGCCGTGGCACAGGGCGTGCCTTTTGCAAGGGAATATGGAGGATATTTAAATAACAGATCTTTTGGCGGCGTGCAGGTATCGCGTACCTTTTATGCCAGGGGGCAGACGGGCCAACAGCTGATGATCGGCGCCTACCAAGCGCTGATGAGGCAGGTTTCGGCAGGTAAAGTGAAAACCTACACCCGCCACGAGATGCTCGACCTGGTTTTAATCGATGGAAAAGCCCGTGGCATTATCGCCCGTAACCTGGAAACAGGAGAAATTGAGCGCCATGTGGCCAATGCGGTGGTACTTGCTACGGGCGGTTATGGAAAGGTGTATTATCTCTCCACACTGGCCATGGGCTGCAATAGTTCTGCGATCTGGAGGGCACACAAAAAAGGTGCCTTTATGTCGGGGGTAAGCTGGATACAGTTCCATCCGACCTGTCTGCCACAGATCGGTGAGACCCAGTCCAAGCTCACCCTGATGTCCGAATCCCTACGCAATGACGGAAGGATCTGGGTGCCCAAAAAAGCCGGTGATGAGCGGGTGCCAAACGATATACCCGAAGAGGAAAGAGATTATTATCTGGAGAGACGTTACCCTACTTTTGGGAACCTTTCTCCACGAGATATCTCTTCAAGAGCAGCAAAGGAAAGGATTGATGCCGGTTGTGGAGTTGGGCCGATGAAAAATGCAGTCTGTCTTGATTTTTCAAAAGCGATCAGGGAACAGGGAAGGGACAAGATCGAGGAGAAATATGGCAACCTTTTTAAGATGTACGATAAAATAAATGGTGTTAATGCCTATAAAGAGCCAATGCTGATTTCTCCCGCTGCACACTTTACAATGGGCGGTCTGTGGGTAGATTATGATCTGATGACCACTATTCCCGGTCTTTTTGCCTTAGGCGAGGCTAACTTTTCAGATCATGGAGCCAACAGGTTGGGCGCTAATTCGCTGCTTCAATCCTGTGTGGATGGTTATTTTATTGCTCCATACACCATCCCGAATTATCTTTCTCGCGAACTGAAATCAGAAAAGGTAACTACCGATCATCCTGCCTTTATTGATGCAGAGAATAATGTAAGAGAACAGCTGAATAGGTTTTTAAACCTAAAAGGGCATCTTTCTGCCGATCATTTCCATAAAACACTAGGCAAGCTGCTCTACGATAAATGCGGACTTTCCAGAACGAGAAAAAGCCTGGAAGAGGCCATCGTCGAAATCAGGTCACTCAAAAAATCGTTTGATCATGAGCTGAAGATTACCGGTGATGACGGCGTGAATTCCGAACTGGAAAAGGCGGGACGCGTTTCGGACTTTCTGGAACTTGGCGAGCTGATGTGTCATGATGCCCTGCAACGTGAAGAGTCCTGTGGCGCGCATTTCAGAGAAGAATATCAGACACCCGATGGAGAAGCGGTCCGCAATGACCAGGATTTCTGTTATGTGTCAGCATGGGAATGGAAGGGGGAAGCAGTTGAACCCGAACTGCATAAGGAACCATTGGTTTTTGAGACCGTTAAGCTTACCGTTAGGAGTTACAAATAG
- a CDS encoding YoaK family protein, translated as MLRHFGVKRTYAHNLKLAVLLSLTAGFINAAGFLGFSALTTNVTGHAALFAEGIARQDWGMARLTATWMVLFLSGAFTSSLIVNKIGHNARFSFAIPIVLETMILVFCAFSPIIGCWGFSSNFFAGSLLFAMGLQNALVSVISGSVVRTTHLTGTFTDLGIELAQLRTDNYKAQGELLSRIKLRVSIILFFMLGALSGAYLYTYISFRSFLIPGSVLSFTLLYDLFRLNIKRYYSNFRYRRRGKNYVVSGMEIQK; from the coding sequence ATGCTAAGACACTTCGGAGTTAAGAGAACCTATGCACACAACTTAAAACTTGCCGTATTACTGAGCCTGACCGCAGGTTTTATAAACGCAGCAGGATTTCTGGGTTTTTCGGCACTGACGACCAACGTTACCGGGCATGCTGCTCTTTTTGCCGAAGGCATCGCCCGGCAGGACTGGGGAATGGCCAGACTCACCGCAACGTGGATGGTGCTCTTCCTTTCAGGTGCTTTCACGAGCAGCCTGATCGTTAACAAAATCGGTCACAACGCAAGGTTTTCTTTTGCCATTCCCATTGTTTTGGAAACAATGATCCTGGTTTTTTGTGCATTTTCACCCATCATAGGCTGTTGGGGTTTTTCAAGTAATTTTTTCGCCGGGTCTCTTCTTTTTGCCATGGGACTGCAGAATGCACTTGTTTCGGTGATTTCGGGTTCAGTCGTCAGGACTACCCACCTCACCGGTACCTTTACAGATCTTGGTATAGAGCTCGCGCAGCTCAGAACCGATAACTACAAAGCTCAGGGTGAACTGCTGTCAAGGATCAAGCTCCGGGTTTCCATAATCCTTTTCTTTATGCTGGGTGCGCTTTCTGGCGCATATCTGTATACCTACATCAGTTTCCGCTCATTTTTGATCCCCGGATCAGTGCTCAGCTTTACCCTTCTTTATGACTTATTCCGTCTGAACATCAAAAGGTACTATTCTAATTTCCGCTACCGCAGGAGGGGTAAGAACTACGTAGTATCAGGAATGGAAATTCAGAAATAA
- a CDS encoding porin has protein sequence MKHFYTIIIMLMVSPFVALSQQKDRTRLSDTLKNYSAYKRKLTFAGVLQTRYVLSLDKDVDINGKNFDLATSKAISNTFLIKRARVMVKGDINDHFSANILANLAEFNSDPTNKVLENAYIKYSLNEYFHIQAGQFRPFFGIEDAMAVDIIRTLDFSNQYYAFGKNGWQSFQTGISVLGNVVPGGKVRYFAGAYNGNNKNQSSDDNNTKNLYGRLEADFLKDFTIGINAGSGSMASSSIGQAYGADATAKIPLSRKFDLLLMAEFKKGANFLAYNADKQLLRPNIDEYLMQGFYFFPTLRYNHESRRLRAVEFSCRYEYFDENYKLASNPRQTLIPNISLIFADDFYAAVQVGVAIDQFKNQLPLTTTYNHSLGYVQLQIRF, from the coding sequence GTGAAACACTTCTATACTATTATTATAATGCTTATGGTTAGTCCGTTTGTTGCCCTCTCGCAACAAAAAGATCGTACCAGGCTGAGCGATACCCTTAAAAACTATTCTGCCTATAAAAGGAAACTGACCTTTGCAGGAGTTCTCCAGACCAGATATGTACTCTCTTTGGATAAGGATGTTGATATCAACGGCAAGAATTTTGATCTGGCTACATCAAAGGCGATATCCAATACCTTTCTCATAAAAAGGGCGAGGGTGATGGTAAAAGGGGATATCAATGACCATTTTTCAGCAAATATCCTGGCGAATTTAGCAGAATTCAATAGTGACCCGACCAATAAGGTGCTGGAGAATGCCTACATCAAATATTCGCTCAATGAATATTTTCATATTCAGGCTGGTCAGTTCCGCCCTTTCTTTGGGATAGAAGATGCCATGGCAGTGGACATTATCCGCACACTGGATTTTTCCAACCAATACTATGCCTTTGGTAAAAATGGCTGGCAGAGTTTTCAGACCGGAATTTCGGTTCTGGGCAATGTTGTCCCCGGAGGCAAAGTCCGCTATTTTGCAGGTGCCTACAATGGGAACAACAAGAACCAGTCTTCAGATGACAACAATACCAAGAATCTTTATGGTAGGCTGGAAGCAGATTTTTTAAAGGATTTTACCATTGGCATTAACGCAGGTTCTGGGAGCATGGCTTCCAGTAGCATCGGGCAAGCCTATGGCGCTGATGCGACGGCCAAGATTCCACTGTCCAGAAAATTCGACCTGCTGTTAATGGCCGAATTTAAGAAGGGCGCAAATTTTCTGGCCTATAATGCGGATAAGCAGCTACTACGTCCGAATATAGACGAATATCTGATGCAGGGCTTCTATTTCTTTCCAACGCTTCGCTACAACCACGAAAGCCGAAGGTTAAGGGCGGTTGAGTTCTCCTGCAGGTATGAATATTTTGATGAGAACTACAAACTGGCGAGCAACCCCCGCCAAACCCTGATTCCCAATATCTCCCTGATTTTTGCCGATGATTTTTATGCCGCCGTTCAGGTTGGAGTAGCGATAGATCAGTTCAAAAACCAGCTGCCATTAACTACAACCTACAACCACAGCTTAGGTTATGTTCAGTTACAAATACGCTTTTAA
- the fumC gene encoding class II fumarate hydratase, whose translation MSVLKEINNTALSASRTEHDSMGDVQVSRNRYWGAQTERSRNNFKIGPKASMPEEIIEAFGFLKKAAAYANKDLNVLPVDKRDLIAKVCDEIIDGKLFGEFPLVIWQTGSGTQSNMNANEVISNRIHVLQGNEMGEGKLYVHPNDDVNKSQSSNDTFPTAMHIAAYKILTDITIPGIEKLRDTLRIKSENFKNVVKIGRTHLMDATPLTLGQEISGYVSQLDHGLKALKNTLDHLSELALGGTAVGTGMNTPEGYDVAVAKYIADFTGLPFRTADNKFEALSAHDAVVESHGALKQIAVSLMHIANNIRMLASGPRCSIGELHLPENEPGSSIMPGKVNPTQNEAVTMVAAQVMGNDVAITVAGSNGQFQLNVFKPVMAANFLQSARLIGDACCSFNEHCALGIEPNYGGIKKHLETSLMLVTALNPHIGYDNSARIAKAALKDNRSLRESAISLGLVSNEQFDEWVRPEDMIGTIK comes from the coding sequence AACTTTAAGATCGGACCGAAGGCATCCATGCCCGAAGAGATTATTGAGGCTTTTGGCTTCCTAAAGAAAGCTGCCGCCTATGCAAACAAGGATCTCAATGTTCTGCCGGTAGATAAAAGGGACCTGATCGCAAAGGTATGTGATGAGATTATAGATGGTAAGCTTTTCGGGGAATTCCCTCTGGTGATCTGGCAAACGGGTTCAGGAACCCAGTCGAATATGAATGCAAACGAAGTCATCTCGAACCGGATCCATGTACTGCAGGGTAATGAAATGGGTGAGGGTAAGCTGTATGTTCACCCAAATGATGACGTAAATAAATCACAGTCTTCAAATGACACTTTTCCAACGGCTATGCACATTGCAGCCTATAAGATATTGACGGATATCACAATTCCTGGTATTGAAAAGCTTAGGGATACCTTAAGGATAAAATCAGAAAACTTCAAAAACGTAGTCAAGATTGGTCGTACCCATTTGATGGATGCAACACCCTTAACCCTCGGTCAAGAAATATCCGGTTATGTTTCTCAGCTTGACCATGGGTTAAAAGCCCTAAAAAACACCTTGGATCACCTTTCTGAACTGGCACTTGGCGGAACAGCAGTCGGTACGGGAATGAATACACCTGAGGGTTATGATGTTGCCGTTGCAAAATACATCGCGGATTTTACAGGTCTACCTTTCCGGACGGCGGACAATAAATTTGAGGCATTGTCTGCTCATGATGCTGTAGTGGAAAGCCATGGCGCACTAAAACAGATTGCAGTTTCCCTCATGCACATTGCAAACAATATCCGCATGCTGGCCTCAGGCCCGCGATGCAGCATTGGGGAGCTGCACCTGCCCGAAAACGAACCAGGCTCATCCATCATGCCCGGCAAGGTAAACCCTACGCAGAATGAGGCGGTAACCATGGTTGCTGCTCAGGTGATGGGTAATGATGTAGCGATAACCGTTGCAGGATCAAACGGACAGTTTCAGCTTAATGTATTCAAGCCGGTAATGGCCGCCAACTTTTTGCAATCAGCCAGACTTATCGGCGATGCCTGTTGCTCATTTAACGAACATTGCGCTCTGGGCATTGAGCCAAACTATGGCGGTATTAAAAAACATCTGGAAACTTCACTTATGTTGGTAACAGCCCTGAATCCCCACATTGGTTATGATAATTCTGCCAGAATTGCCAAAGCAGCCCTGAAAGATAACAGATCGCTGAGGGAATCTGCCATATCGCTTGGTCTTGTTAGCAATGAACAGTTTGATGAATGGGTACGTCCTGAAGATATGATTGGAACGATCAAGTAG
- a CDS encoding succinate dehydrogenase cytochrome b subunit, with the protein MKQTTLTYKLVMALTGLFLCFFLVIHLLGNLQLLLPESEAREQFNWYSHLLSGNILIKIISYVLYLSLIGHAVYALIITRKNTKANGEKYVYDKRSQVSSWNSRNMGILGTIILTFLIIHFKDYWYVYKFGHLPLDAKGNKDLYSIVISSFQQGWYIIIYELSFIALGFHLLQGFFSASRTLGLYHPKYSSLVRVFGWIYSFTITLGFMLIPIYIYFNLNVL; encoded by the coding sequence ATGAAACAGACCACATTAACATACAAACTGGTGATGGCCCTAACGGGACTTTTCCTATGCTTCTTTCTGGTGATCCATCTGCTAGGAAACCTGCAGCTGTTATTGCCTGAATCTGAGGCTCGGGAACAGTTCAACTGGTACTCGCATCTGCTGTCGGGAAATATACTGATCAAAATTATCTCCTATGTACTCTATCTTTCGCTGATCGGCCATGCTGTTTATGCCCTAATCATCACCAGAAAAAATACCAAAGCAAACGGCGAAAAGTATGTTTACGATAAGCGTAGTCAGGTCAGTTCATGGAACAGCCGGAACATGGGGATATTGGGAACGATTATCCTGACTTTTCTGATTATCCATTTTAAGGATTATTGGTATGTGTATAAGTTCGGTCATTTGCCGCTGGATGCGAAAGGGAACAAAGATCTGTATTCCATTGTGATCAGCTCATTCCAACAGGGCTGGTACATCATCATTTATGAGCTTTCCTTTATTGCGCTTGGCTTCCATCTTTTACAGGGCTTCTTCAGCGCATCCAGAACGCTTGGCCTTTATCATCCCAAATATTCAAGTCTGGTTCGGGTTTTCGGATGGATCTATTCTTTTACGATCACCTTGGGCTTTATGCTCATTCCGATTTACATATATTTTAATCTAAACGTATTATGA
- a CDS encoding succinate dehydrogenase/fumarate reductase iron-sulfur subunit: MKLYLKVWRQEHRDSKGGMISYEVDGISEHMSFLEMLDLLNERLIQKGERVIEFDHDCREGICGACGMMINGRAHGPLTGTTTCQLHMRSFKDGETVYIEPFRAAAFPVLRDLKIDRSAFDRIIQSGGYISASTGQAPESNSILISHEVTEAAFDAAACIGCGACVATCKNSSAALFTSAKISHLVLLPQGKLEAADRVIKMVGQMDAQGFGHCSNTEACEVECPQEISVLHIGRMNYEYNKALALRK, translated from the coding sequence ATGAAATTATATTTAAAAGTCTGGCGTCAGGAGCACAGGGATTCAAAAGGTGGCATGATCAGTTACGAGGTTGATGGCATTTCCGAGCATATGTCCTTTTTGGAAATGTTAGACCTTTTAAACGAAAGGCTGATCCAAAAAGGAGAGCGGGTAATCGAATTCGACCACGATTGTAGGGAGGGCATCTGCGGTGCATGCGGAATGATGATCAACGGAAGGGCGCATGGTCCACTAACAGGAACAACAACCTGTCAGCTGCACATGAGGAGTTTTAAAGATGGAGAAACCGTTTATATTGAGCCTTTCCGGGCAGCGGCGTTCCCGGTATTGAGGGATCTGAAAATTGACCGGTCTGCTTTTGATCGCATCATCCAGTCGGGCGGTTACATATCGGCATCTACCGGACAGGCACCAGAATCCAACAGTATTCTAATTTCGCATGAAGTCACCGAGGCGGCATTTGATGCAGCGGCCTGTATAGGCTGCGGAGCTTGCGTGGCGACCTGTAAAAATTCAAGTGCCGCACTGTTCACATCGGCCAAGATATCCCATCTGGTGCTTTTGCCCCAGGGAAAGCTGGAAGCCGCAGACCGGGTTATCAAAATGGTCGGACAGATGGATGCCCAAGGGTTTGGACATTGCTCCAACACAGAGGCCTGTGAGGTGGAATGTCCTCAGGAGATATCGGTTCTGCACATCGGAAGGATGAATTATGAATATAATAAAGCACTTGCATTAAGAAAATAA